In Xanthomonas sp. SI, the following are encoded in one genomic region:
- a CDS encoding DUF6116 family protein, with translation MPNPIVLPLLRWAGKLRYPTLFKLTAGLFVLSVLLPDPLPFIDEIMFGLGTLLLANWKTRTPAPVEPEPIASSARRMRR, from the coding sequence ATGCCTAACCCGATCGTGCTGCCATTGCTGCGCTGGGCCGGCAAATTGCGCTACCCGACGCTGTTCAAACTGACCGCCGGCCTGTTCGTGCTGAGCGTGCTGCTGCCCGACCCGCTGCCCTTCATCGACGAGATCATGTTCGGCCTGGGCACCTTGCTGCTGGCCAACTGGAAGACCCGCACGCCTGCGCCCGTCGAACCGGAGCCCATCGCGTCCAGCGCGCGGCGCATGCGCCGCTGA
- a CDS encoding glycine zipper 2TM domain-containing protein has protein sequence MKIHLLATGAVAVLALAGCATSPGYGGGGGGYSQPSRGYSDNRCADCGIVTRIDTVGSGRTAPTGTGAVLGGIVGAIAGHEISDHTGGSKGNQNVSAVAGAAAGALAGNQIQNNVTSDSYDVHVQMDDGRVIVVNQRDLAGIRENTYVRVVNGRVVPR, from the coding sequence ATGAAGATTCATCTACTGGCCACTGGCGCCGTCGCCGTTCTGGCATTGGCCGGCTGCGCCACGTCGCCCGGCTACGGCGGCGGTGGTGGCGGCTACAGCCAGCCGTCGCGCGGTTACTCGGACAACCGCTGCGCGGACTGCGGCATCGTCACCCGCATCGACACGGTGGGCTCCGGCCGCACCGCACCGACCGGCACCGGCGCGGTCCTGGGCGGCATCGTCGGCGCGATCGCCGGCCATGAGATCTCCGACCACACCGGCGGCAGCAAGGGCAACCAGAACGTATCGGCCGTGGCCGGTGCCGCCGCCGGCGCCCTGGCCGGCAACCAGATCCAGAACAACGTCACCAGCGACAGCTACGACGTGCACGTGCAGATGGACGATGGCCGGGTGATCGTGGTCAACCAGCGCGATCTGGCCGGGATCCGCGAGAACACCTATGTGCGCGTGGTCAACGGCCGCGTGGTGCCGCGCTAA
- a CDS encoding cold-shock protein: MTDGNRENGTVKWFNDAKGFGFISRENGEDVFVHFRAIQTQGFKSLKEGQKVSFTVVQGQKGLQADAVQPV; the protein is encoded by the coding sequence ATGACTGACGGCAATCGTGAAAACGGCACCGTGAAGTGGTTCAACGATGCCAAGGGCTTCGGTTTCATCAGCCGCGAGAACGGCGAGGACGTGTTCGTGCACTTCCGCGCGATCCAGACCCAAGGCTTCAAGAGCCTGAAGGAAGGGCAGAAGGTCAGCTTCACCGTGGTGCAGGGCCAGAAGGGCCTGCAGGCCGACGCGGTGCAGCCGGTCTGA
- a CDS encoding glycine zipper 2TM domain-containing protein translates to MKSNTTTILVAAGALLVGGVATAAFMNNRDKQEFAGSGDVRPAADSVSGDAVASNGVGGKLEYADVVRVDPITQKEQRYAEVIGTEPLRETSTTTTPRQVCNDVVVQERLPERDGNVGGTVVGAVVGGLLGNQVGHGNGRKAATAAGAVAGGFIGNQVDRNHVGGRVVDRTERQCHTENSTAESSRVTGYNVTYRNDDGSTGTMRTDSKPGSRIALGKDDVVKGYEVTYRYDGQEKTVRMDDKPSSDRLPVLDGRLVTQTASAGDVISQR, encoded by the coding sequence ATGAAGAGCAATACGACAACCATTCTGGTCGCGGCTGGCGCATTGCTGGTCGGCGGCGTGGCCACTGCGGCCTTCATGAACAACCGCGACAAGCAGGAGTTCGCCGGCAGCGGCGACGTGCGCCCGGCCGCCGACAGCGTGTCCGGCGACGCGGTGGCAAGTAACGGCGTCGGCGGCAAGCTGGAATACGCCGACGTGGTGCGGGTCGATCCGATCACGCAGAAGGAACAGCGCTACGCCGAGGTGATCGGCACCGAGCCGCTGCGCGAGACCTCGACCACCACCACCCCGCGCCAGGTCTGCAACGACGTGGTGGTGCAGGAGCGCCTGCCCGAGCGCGACGGCAACGTCGGCGGCACCGTGGTCGGCGCGGTGGTCGGTGGGTTGCTCGGCAACCAGGTCGGCCATGGCAACGGCCGCAAGGCGGCGACCGCGGCCGGCGCCGTGGCCGGCGGCTTCATCGGCAACCAGGTCGACCGCAACCACGTCGGCGGCCGCGTGGTCGATCGCACCGAGCGCCAGTGCCACACCGAGAACAGCACCGCCGAGTCCTCGCGCGTCACCGGCTACAACGTGACCTACCGCAACGACGACGGCAGCACCGGCACCATGCGCACCGACAGCAAGCCGGGCAGCCGCATCGCCCTGGGCAAGGACGATGTGGTCAAGGGCTACGAGGTCACCTACCGCTACGACGGCCAGGAAAAGACCGTGCGCATGGACGACAAGCCCAGCAGCGATCGCCTGCCGGTGCTGGACGGGCGCCTGGTCACCCAGACCGCCTCGGCCGGCGACGTGATCAGCCAACGCTGA
- a CDS encoding DUF456 domain-containing protein: MDPTFIYYILAGLLVVLGLAGVVLPALPGMPLLFAGLVLAAWADGFQRVGWVMLTVLGVLTLLSFLVDFLATVFGAKRVGASRKALWGSVLGSVAGLFFMPIGLFVGPFVGALAGEYWHGRQLQQATKVGLGTWLGIVLGTAAKLALALAMVGLFAAAWLL, encoded by the coding sequence GTGGATCCTACGTTCATCTACTACATCCTCGCCGGGCTGCTGGTGGTGCTGGGCCTGGCCGGGGTGGTGCTGCCGGCCCTGCCGGGGATGCCGCTGCTGTTCGCCGGGCTGGTGCTGGCGGCCTGGGCCGACGGTTTCCAGCGCGTGGGCTGGGTGATGCTGACGGTGCTCGGCGTGCTGACCCTGCTGTCGTTCCTGGTCGACTTCCTGGCCACCGTGTTCGGCGCCAAGCGCGTGGGCGCCAGCCGCAAGGCGCTGTGGGGGTCGGTGCTGGGCAGCGTGGCGGGCCTGTTCTTCATGCCGATCGGCCTGTTCGTCGGCCCCTTCGTCGGCGCGCTGGCCGGCGAGTACTGGCATGGCCGGCAGCTGCAGCAGGCGACCAAGGTCGGCCTCGGCACCTGGCTGGGCATCGTGCTGGGCACCGCCGCCAAGCTGGCCCTGGCGCTGGCGATGGTCGGCCTGTTCGCGGCCGCCTGGCTGTTGTAA
- a CDS encoding glutathione S-transferase family protein, with protein sequence MSATLYYSPSTAALVVHWLLIELDVPHTLHALDFERREHKAPEYLQLNPAGVVPTLVLDGQVLTEAAAIVLHLADLHPQAGLAPPLGSPARADYYRWMFFCANTLQPAYRAWFYPHEPAGADNVEASKAQAQRKLEAAWEQVAQHLGANGPYLLGEQLSAADFMLTMMMRWSRNMPRPSDSWPALQAHAQRMKARPAFQETYRREGLTDWT encoded by the coding sequence ATGAGCGCCACCCTGTACTACTCGCCCAGCACCGCCGCCCTGGTGGTGCACTGGCTGCTGATCGAGCTGGACGTGCCGCATACGCTGCACGCCCTGGACTTCGAACGGCGCGAGCACAAGGCACCGGAGTACCTGCAGCTCAATCCGGCCGGCGTGGTGCCCACGCTGGTGCTGGACGGGCAGGTGCTGACCGAGGCGGCGGCGATCGTGCTGCACCTGGCCGACCTGCATCCGCAGGCCGGGCTGGCGCCGCCGCTCGGCAGTCCGGCGCGTGCCGACTACTACCGCTGGATGTTCTTTTGCGCCAACACGCTGCAACCGGCCTACCGCGCCTGGTTCTATCCGCACGAGCCGGCCGGTGCCGACAACGTCGAGGCCAGCAAGGCGCAGGCGCAGCGGAAGCTGGAGGCCGCCTGGGAACAGGTTGCGCAGCACCTGGGGGCGAACGGCCCGTACCTGCTCGGCGAGCAGCTGTCGGCCGCCGATTTCATGTTGACGATGATGATGCGCTGGTCGCGCAACATGCCGCGGCCCAGCGACAGCTGGCCGGCGCTGCAGGCGCATGCGCAGCGGATGAAGGCGCGTCCTGCGTTCCAGGAAACCTACCGCCGCGAAGGCCTGACCGACTGGACCTGA
- a CDS encoding TatD family hydrolase, whose product MRLIDSHCHLDAAEFDGDRAAVIARAQAAGIAAQVLPAVTAASWPKLREVCTMADGLYPAYGLHPLFLDQHRPEHLPLLGEWIARERPCAIGECGLDFFVDGLDEAEQQRYFAGQLQLAREFDLPVIVHARRAVDAVILAIRKVGRLRGVVHSFAGSPEQARHLQSLDFLIGLGGPVTYERAQRLRRLAAELPLQQLLLETDAPDQPDASIRGQRNEPARLRTVLDTIATLRGQPAAEIAEQTTRNAQQLFGLDASTEPA is encoded by the coding sequence ATGCGCCTGATCGACAGCCACTGCCATCTCGACGCCGCCGAGTTCGATGGCGACCGCGCCGCGGTGATCGCACGCGCGCAGGCCGCAGGTATCGCCGCGCAGGTGCTGCCGGCGGTGACGGCGGCATCCTGGCCGAAGCTGCGCGAGGTCTGCACGATGGCCGACGGCCTGTATCCGGCCTACGGCCTGCATCCGCTGTTCCTGGACCAGCACCGCCCTGAGCATCTGCCGTTGCTCGGCGAGTGGATCGCGCGCGAGCGCCCGTGCGCGATCGGCGAATGCGGCCTGGACTTCTTCGTCGATGGGTTGGACGAAGCCGAGCAGCAGCGCTATTTCGCCGGCCAGCTGCAGCTGGCGCGCGAGTTCGACCTGCCGGTGATCGTGCACGCGCGGCGCGCGGTGGACGCGGTGATCCTGGCGATCCGCAAGGTCGGGCGCTTGCGCGGCGTGGTGCACAGCTTCGCCGGCAGCCCGGAACAGGCGCGGCACCTGCAGTCGCTGGATTTCCTGATCGGCCTCGGCGGCCCGGTCACCTACGAACGCGCACAGCGGCTGCGGCGCCTGGCGGCCGAACTGCCGCTGCAGCAGTTGCTGCTGGAAACCGACGCCCCGGACCAGCCCGACGCCTCGATCCGCGGCCAGCGCAACGAGCCGGCGCGGCTGCGCACGGTGCTGGACACGATCGCCACGCTGCGCGGCCAGCCCGCCGCGGAGATCGCCGAACAGACCACGCGCAATGCGCAGCAGTTGTTCGGTCTGGATGCGAGTACCGAGCCGGCGTGA
- a CDS encoding phospholipase A, with translation MIHRPARPLLLLSFAAMPLAHAQEVMPTPASPEACVAISSDAARLSCYDQALSRRVADPQAADAAAKMASETQKQQLDASIPQDAGLAQRTRQRTASLFKDDRYDATIANAGKGSLLDSRWELAKDSKLGNFQLRAYKPVYLLPAFWTSKKNETPSSPNPNNTVTTAEPLDSIEAKFQLSFKTKIVENIFGDNGDLWGAYTQSSRWQVYNSEQSRPFRETNYEPELALVFRNNYSLFGWKGRMTGIQLNHQSNGRSDPFSRSWNRAILNVGLDRENWALVLRPWYRIPESDRQDNNPDIEDYMGRGDATLTYNRGGHEISLMARHSLRSGDRSHGAVQLDWGFPISNLLRGHVQVFDGYGESMIDYNHRATYVGLGVSLLEWY, from the coding sequence ATGATCCATCGCCCGGCCCGTCCCCTGTTGCTGCTGTCCTTCGCGGCGATGCCGCTGGCCCACGCCCAGGAAGTGATGCCCACTCCTGCCTCGCCCGAAGCCTGCGTCGCCATTTCCAGCGATGCCGCGCGCCTGTCCTGCTACGACCAGGCGCTGTCGCGCCGGGTCGCCGATCCGCAGGCCGCCGATGCGGCGGCGAAGATGGCCAGCGAGACCCAGAAGCAGCAGTTGGATGCGTCGATTCCGCAGGACGCCGGCCTGGCCCAGCGCACCCGCCAGCGCACCGCCTCGCTGTTCAAGGACGACCGCTACGACGCCACCATCGCCAACGCCGGCAAGGGGTCGCTGCTGGACAGCCGCTGGGAGCTGGCCAAGGATTCCAAGCTGGGCAACTTCCAGCTGCGCGCCTACAAGCCGGTGTACCTGCTGCCGGCGTTCTGGACCAGCAAGAAGAACGAGACGCCGTCCTCGCCGAACCCGAACAACACGGTGACTACGGCCGAGCCGCTGGACAGCATCGAGGCCAAGTTCCAGCTCAGCTTCAAGACCAAGATCGTGGAGAACATCTTCGGCGACAACGGCGACCTGTGGGGTGCCTATACCCAGAGTTCGCGCTGGCAGGTCTACAACAGCGAGCAGTCGCGGCCGTTCCGCGAGACCAACTACGAGCCGGAACTGGCGTTGGTGTTCCGCAACAACTACAGCCTGTTCGGCTGGAAGGGGCGGATGACCGGGATCCAGCTCAACCACCAGTCCAATGGCCGCAGCGATCCGTTCTCGCGCAGCTGGAACCGGGCGATCCTCAACGTCGGCCTGGACCGCGAGAACTGGGCGCTGGTGCTGCGCCCGTGGTACCGGATCCCGGAGAGCGACCGCCAGGACAACAACCCGGACATCGAGGACTACATGGGCCGTGGCGACGCGACCCTGACCTACAACCGCGGCGGCCACGAGATCTCGCTGATGGCGCGGCATTCGCTGCGCAGCGGCGACCGCTCGCACGGCGCGGTGCAACTGGACTGGGGCTTCCCGATCAGCAACCTGCTGCGCGGCCATGTGCAGGTGTTCGACGGCTACGGCGAGAGCATGATCGACTACAACCATCGCGCCACCTACGTGGGCCTGGGCGTGTCGCTGCTGGAGTGGTACTGA
- a CDS encoding acyl-CoA dehydrogenase family protein translates to MPLPCDDLFDVASLLSEEERAIQQAVARFVDARVLPIIGDAFDQARFPAELVPELVQLGLLGATLPPADGGAGLNAVCYGLICQELERGDSGLRSFVSVQSSLCMYPIHAYGSQAQRQRWLPAMAAGTAIGCFGLTEAQGGSDPAAMQTRAVRDGDGWRLSGSKMWITNGSLADVAIVWAQTEDGVQGFLVEADTPGFATQDIAHKMSLRASVTSALFLDEVRLADTQRLPGVRGLKGPLGCLTQARYGISWGAIGAAIACLREALAYAGERILFGRPLAATQSAQIKLADMARRIAGAQLLALQLGRLKDAGALQPAQVSLAKWNNVRMALDIARECRDLLGGAGITTEYGAIRHALNLESVITYEGTETVHQLVVGRELTGINAF, encoded by the coding sequence ATGCCGTTGCCTTGCGACGATCTGTTCGATGTGGCCTCGCTGCTGAGCGAGGAAGAGCGCGCGATCCAGCAGGCGGTGGCGCGCTTCGTCGATGCCAGGGTGCTGCCGATCATCGGCGATGCGTTCGACCAGGCGCGGTTTCCCGCCGAACTGGTGCCGGAGCTGGTGCAGTTGGGCCTGCTCGGCGCCACGCTGCCGCCCGCCGACGGCGGCGCCGGACTCAATGCGGTCTGCTACGGCCTGATCTGCCAGGAACTGGAACGCGGCGACAGCGGTCTGCGCAGTTTCGTCAGCGTGCAGTCCTCGCTGTGCATGTATCCGATCCACGCCTACGGCAGCCAGGCGCAGCGCCAGCGCTGGTTGCCGGCGATGGCCGCTGGCACCGCGATCGGCTGCTTCGGCCTGACCGAGGCGCAGGGCGGTTCCGACCCGGCCGCGATGCAGACCCGCGCGGTGCGCGACGGCGACGGCTGGCGCCTGAGCGGCAGCAAGATGTGGATCACCAACGGCAGCCTGGCCGACGTGGCGATCGTGTGGGCGCAGACCGAGGACGGCGTGCAGGGGTTCCTGGTCGAAGCCGACACGCCCGGCTTCGCGACCCAGGACATCGCGCACAAGATGAGCCTGCGCGCCTCGGTGACCTCGGCGCTGTTCCTGGACGAGGTGCGCCTGGCGGACACGCAGCGGCTGCCGGGCGTGCGCGGATTGAAGGGCCCGCTGGGCTGCCTGACCCAGGCCCGCTACGGCATCAGCTGGGGCGCGATCGGCGCGGCGATCGCTTGCCTGCGCGAGGCGCTGGCCTATGCCGGCGAGCGCATCCTGTTCGGGCGCCCGCTGGCGGCCACGCAGAGCGCGCAGATCAAGCTGGCCGACATGGCCCGGCGCATCGCCGGCGCGCAGCTGTTGGCGCTGCAGTTGGGCCGGCTCAAGGACGCCGGCGCGCTGCAGCCGGCGCAGGTGTCGCTGGCGAAGTGGAACAACGTGCGCATGGCGCTGGACATCGCCCGCGAGTGCCGCGACCTGCTCGGCGGCGCCGGCATCACCACCGAGTACGGCGCCATCCGCCACGCCTTGAACCTGGAATCGGTGATCACCTACGAAGGCACCGAGACCGTGCACCAACTGGTGGTCGGCCGCGAGCTGACCGGCATCAATGCGTTCTGA
- a CDS encoding GNAT family N-acetyltransferase, translating into MSIFDLRLETERLLLRPPSAADFADFCRFTADAEAMRHLGGVQSPPVAWRALAALVGSWQLQGFSMFSVIEKRSGQWIGRIGPWQPHGWPGTEVGWGIARAYWGQGYAPEAARASIDWAFAQLGWTEVIHTIAADNANSKAVAAKLGARYLRQDRLPEPMQAQEVEVWGQSRADWQARR; encoded by the coding sequence ATGAGCATTTTCGATCTGCGACTGGAAACCGAGCGGCTGCTGCTGCGCCCGCCGAGCGCGGCGGATTTCGCGGACTTCTGCCGTTTCACCGCCGATGCGGAAGCGATGCGCCATCTGGGCGGCGTGCAATCGCCGCCGGTGGCCTGGCGCGCGCTGGCGGCGCTGGTCGGCAGCTGGCAGCTGCAAGGGTTTTCGATGTTCTCGGTGATCGAGAAGCGCAGCGGGCAGTGGATCGGCCGGATCGGGCCGTGGCAGCCGCATGGCTGGCCGGGGACCGAGGTCGGCTGGGGAATCGCGCGCGCGTACTGGGGCCAGGGCTATGCGCCGGAAGCGGCGCGCGCGTCGATCGACTGGGCGTTCGCGCAACTGGGCTGGACCGAGGTGATCCACACCATCGCCGCCGACAACGCCAATTCCAAGGCGGTGGCGGCCAAGCTGGGCGCGCGCTACCTGCGCCAGGATCGCCTGCCCGAGCCGATGCAGGCGCAGGAGGTGGAGGTGTGGGGGCAGTCGCGCGCGGACTGGCAGGCGCGGCGCTGA
- a CDS encoding tRNA threonylcarbamoyladenosine dehydratase has translation MNEQLRERFAGIDRLYGRGTIERLAQCRVAVVGMGGVGSWVVEALARSAVGHLTLIDADDICVSNTNRQLPALEGQYGRNKARAMAERCLAINPAIEASAVEAFLTPSNIAELLGTGFDLVIDACDSFRVKVETIAWCRRRKLPLLTVGSAGGRTDPTLVRIRDVSRTEHDAMLALIRKKLRGEFNFPKNPQRYFGVPAVYSLENVRYPQADGSVCGLRPQLGPDAALNLDCGAGLGAATHITGAFAFAAAGKALEMLLKPKREQPAMAAALEAE, from the coding sequence ATGAACGAACAACTGCGTGAGCGCTTCGCCGGCATCGACCGGCTGTACGGGCGCGGGACCATCGAGCGCCTGGCGCAATGCCGCGTGGCGGTGGTGGGCATGGGCGGCGTCGGCTCGTGGGTGGTGGAGGCGCTGGCGCGGTCCGCGGTCGGCCATCTCACCCTGATCGATGCCGACGACATCTGCGTGTCCAACACCAACCGCCAGTTGCCGGCGCTGGAAGGGCAATACGGGCGCAACAAGGCACGGGCCATGGCCGAGCGCTGCCTGGCGATCAACCCGGCGATCGAGGCGAGCGCGGTCGAGGCCTTCCTGACCCCGTCCAACATCGCCGAGCTGCTCGGCACCGGTTTCGACCTGGTCATCGATGCCTGCGACAGCTTCCGGGTCAAGGTCGAGACCATCGCCTGGTGCCGCCGGCGCAAGCTGCCGCTGCTGACCGTGGGCTCGGCCGGCGGGCGCACCGACCCGACCCTGGTGCGCATCCGCGACGTATCGCGCACCGAGCACGACGCGATGCTGGCGCTGATCCGCAAGAAGCTGCGCGGCGAGTTCAATTTTCCCAAGAACCCGCAGCGCTATTTCGGTGTGCCGGCGGTGTATTCGCTGGAGAACGTGCGCTACCCGCAGGCCGACGGCAGCGTCTGCGGGCTGCGCCCGCAACTGGGGCCGGACGCGGCGCTGAATCTCGACTGCGGCGCCGGGCTCGGCGCGGCCACGCATATCACCGGCGCGTTCGCCTTCGCCGCGGCGGGCAAGGCCTTGGAGATGCTGTTGAAGCCCAAGCGCGAGCAGCCGGCGATGGCGGCGGCACTGGAAGCGGAGTAG
- a CDS encoding fumarate hydratase, producing the protein MTSIKQEDLIQSVADALQYISYYHPVDYIKNLAAAYEREQSPAAKDAIAQILINSRMCAEGHRPICQDTGIVTVFLEIGMNVRWDDATMGVEDMVNEGVRRAYNHPDNKLRASVLADPAGKRANTKDNTPAVVNTKIVPGEHVEVIVAAKGGGSEAKSKFAMLNPSDSIVDWVLKTVPTMGAGWCPPGMLGIGIGGTAEKAMLLAKEALMEPIDIVDLQARGASNRAEELRLELYEKVNALGIGAQGLGGLTTVLDIKVKDYPTHAANLPVALIPNCAATRHAHFTLDGSGPVMLEPPSLEDWPKLTYNPSNARRVNLDTITREEVASFKPGEVVLLNGKLLTGRDAAHKRMIDMLNRGETLPVDFTNRFIYYVGPVDPVRDEVVGPAGPTTATRMDKFTRQMLEQTGLLGMVGKSERGDAAIEAIRDNKAVYLMAVGGSAYLVSKAIKASRVLAFEDLGMEAIYEFEVKDMPVTVAVDSSGESVHKTGPREWQSRIGKIPVVVEPA; encoded by the coding sequence GTGACCTCGATCAAGCAGGAAGACCTCATCCAGTCCGTCGCCGACGCGCTGCAGTACATCAGCTACTACCACCCGGTCGATTACATCAAGAATCTGGCCGCCGCCTACGAGCGCGAACAGTCGCCCGCGGCCAAGGACGCGATCGCGCAGATCCTGATCAACTCGCGCATGTGCGCCGAGGGCCACCGCCCGATCTGCCAGGACACCGGCATCGTCACCGTGTTCCTGGAAATCGGCATGAACGTGCGCTGGGACGACGCCACGATGGGCGTGGAGGACATGGTCAACGAGGGCGTGCGCCGCGCCTACAACCATCCGGACAACAAGCTGCGCGCCAGCGTGCTGGCCGATCCGGCAGGCAAGCGCGCCAACACCAAGGACAACACCCCGGCGGTGGTCAACACCAAGATCGTGCCGGGCGAGCACGTCGAGGTGATCGTGGCGGCCAAGGGCGGCGGTTCGGAGGCCAAGAGCAAGTTCGCGATGCTCAACCCGTCCGACTCCATCGTCGACTGGGTGCTCAAGACCGTGCCGACCATGGGCGCCGGCTGGTGTCCGCCGGGCATGCTCGGCATCGGCATCGGCGGCACCGCCGAGAAGGCCATGCTGCTGGCCAAAGAAGCGCTGATGGAGCCGATCGACATCGTCGACCTGCAGGCGCGCGGCGCCTCCAACCGGGCCGAGGAACTGCGCCTGGAACTGTACGAAAAGGTCAACGCGCTGGGCATCGGCGCGCAGGGCCTGGGCGGCCTGACCACGGTGTTGGACATCAAGGTCAAGGACTATCCGACCCATGCCGCCAACCTGCCGGTGGCGCTGATCCCGAACTGCGCGGCCACCCGCCACGCGCACTTCACCCTGGACGGCAGCGGCCCGGTGATGCTGGAGCCGCCGTCGCTGGAGGACTGGCCCAAGCTTACCTACAACCCGAGCAACGCGCGTCGGGTGAACCTGGACACCATCACCCGCGAGGAAGTCGCCAGCTTCAAGCCGGGCGAAGTGGTGTTGCTCAACGGCAAGCTGCTGACCGGCCGCGATGCCGCGCACAAGCGCATGATCGACATGCTCAACCGCGGCGAGACGCTGCCGGTGGATTTCACCAACCGCTTCATCTACTACGTCGGCCCGGTCGATCCGGTGCGCGACGAAGTGGTGGGTCCGGCCGGTCCGACCACCGCCACGCGCATGGACAAGTTCACCCGGCAGATGCTGGAGCAGACCGGCCTGCTCGGCATGGTCGGCAAGTCCGAGCGCGGCGACGCGGCGATCGAGGCCATCCGCGACAACAAGGCGGTGTACCTGATGGCGGTCGGTGGTTCGGCCTACCTGGTGTCCAAGGCGATCAAGGCCTCGCGCGTGCTGGCGTTCGAAGACCTGGGCATGGAGGCGATCTACGAGTTCGAGGTCAAGGACATGCCGGTCACGGTGGCGGTGGATTCCAGCGGCGAGTCGGTGCACAAGACCGGCCCGCGGGAATGGCAATCGCGCATCGGCAAGATTCCGGTGGTGGTCGAGCCGGCCTGA